From Thermodesulfobacteriota bacterium, a single genomic window includes:
- a CDS encoding ATP-binding cassette domain-containing protein, protein MIKVENLTKRYGELVAIDNVSFEVQRGEILGFLGPNGAGKTTTMRIITGYMPPTEGRVHVDDFDVQEYPMQAKERIGYLPENPPLYRDMSVEGYLDFVADIKKVPAGDKKSKIGYAMERCGITDVRKRLIGNLSKGYRQRIGIAQALVHDPVVLILDEPTIGLDPKQIIEIRELIKGLSGERTVILSTHILPEVTMTCTRVAIINEGKIVLEESLDRLSEKVGSAQNLFLKINYRGTEVREKILALEAVRDVEEGPSGEFIIRSQDGVDMREVIAKTVVENGWGLLELRPLTHTLEEIFLKVIST, encoded by the coding sequence ATGATCAAGGTAGAAAACCTCACCAAGCGATACGGAGAGTTGGTCGCCATAGACAACGTAAGCTTCGAAGTACAGCGCGGGGAGATCCTGGGGTTTCTGGGCCCGAACGGAGCCGGAAAGACTACCACCATGCGGATAATTACCGGCTATATGCCCCCGACAGAGGGAAGGGTTCATGTAGATGATTTCGACGTTCAGGAGTACCCGATGCAGGCAAAGGAGAGGATCGGGTACCTGCCGGAAAATCCCCCGCTCTATCGGGATATGTCCGTCGAGGGGTACCTCGACTTTGTTGCGGATATAAAAAAGGTCCCGGCAGGCGATAAAAAAAGTAAAATCGGATACGCCATGGAAAGGTGCGGTATTACCGATGTAAGAAAGCGGTTAATCGGTAATCTTTCTAAGGGCTATAGACAGAGAATAGGGATAGCTCAGGCGCTGGTGCATGACCCGGTTGTGCTGATACTGGACGAACCCACTATCGGTCTCGACCCCAAGCAAATAATAGAGATAAGGGAACTGATCAAGGGTTTATCCGGGGAACGCACCGTTATACTGAGCACCCACATATTACCTGAAGTTACCATGACCTGTACCAGAGTAGCCATAATCAACGAGGGCAAAATAGTGCTCGAGGAATCCCTAGATAGGCTTTCGGAAAAGGTAGGAAGCGCCCAAAATTTATTTCTCAAGATTAATTACAGGGGTACGGAGGTTAGGGAGAAGATATTAGCCCTGGAAGCAGTGCGTGATGTAGAGGAAGGCCCGTCCGGGGAATTTATAATTCGGTCTCAGGACGGGGTGGATATGAGAGAAGTAATAGCCAAAACCGTCGTCGAAAACGGATGG